CGGCCTCCGCGCCGATGCGTTCAAGCATCGCGCGGTGCTCCGCGAAGGCTCCCTGCACAGCGCAGACTCCGACGCGCTTCATTATTTTCCGCGCTCCGCCATCAGCACGGCAATCTCGCTCTCGTTGATGCCGACCATCGCGCCGCCGAGATCCTCCGATATTGCCGCCAATATTCCCGGATCATCATAATTCGTGACGGCCTTGACGATTGCCGCCGCCCGCTTTTCCGGATCGCCGGACTTGAAGATGCCGCTGCCGACAAAGACACCCTCCGCGCCAAGCAGCATCATCAGCGCCGCGTCGGCGGGAGTCGCCACGCCGCCCGCCGCGAAGTTGACGACCGGCAGCCTGCCCGTGTCGTGGACCTCGCGCAGCAGCGCGCAGGGGACCTGCAATTCCTTCGCCGCCTCAAAGAGCTCGTCGGCGCGCATCGATACCACGCGCGCGATCTCCGCCTGCATCGCGCGCATGTGGCGCACGGCCTGCACGACGTCGCCGGTCCCCGGTTCGCCCTTCGTGCGGATCATCGTCGCCCCCTCCTCTATGCGGCGCAGCGCCTCCGAAAGGTTACGCGCGCCGCAGACGAAGGGCACGCGGAACTGCGTCTTGTCGATGTGATAGGTATCGTCGGCTGGGCTCAGGACTTCGCTCTCGTCGATGTAATCTATCTCGATCGCCTCGAGGATGCGCGCCTCCGCGATGTGGCCGATACGGCACTTCGCCATCACGGGAATGCTGACGGCCTGCTGGATGCCCTTGATCATCTTCGGATCGCTCATGCGCGAAACGCCGCCCGCCGCGCGGATATCCGCCGGAATGCGCTCCAGCGCCATCACCGCGCAGGCCCCCGCCGCCTCGGCGACCTTCGCCTGTTCCGGCGTGGTGACGTCCATAATGACGCCGCCCTTGAGCATCTTCGCCAGGTCGCGGTTCAATTTTATCTGTTCCATGTTGTCCATCTTTTTTCTTCCTCCAACTCATCCTAAAAAACTTCACAGCTGTGTGATGTTGTTATATGATATATTTGTCATTGCTTCAATGGACAAATATTATTTATTTTAAGATGACAGATGAGGAGAACAAATGATCTTCGACTTCATACGCATAGAAAACGGCAGCGATACGGCGCTCTGGCGGCAGATATACGAACAGTTCGCCGCCGCGGTGGACGGCGGGAGGATCGCGCCGCTTACGAGGCTCCCTTCCATACGCGAACTCGCGGCGGGACTCTCCGTCAGCCGGTCGCCGGTCGAAAACGCATACGAGCGGCTCCACCTCGACGGATACATCGTAAGCCGCCCGAAGAGCGGCTGCTTCACCGCGCCGCGCAGGAGCGGAGGCGGCGCGCGGCGCGGCGTCAAGGCCGCAAGCATCACTGAAGCGCGGTATGACCTCAGCTCCGGCAGGATAGACGCAAAAAACACGGACATCTCCGCGTGGCGGCGCTGCCTGCGCTCCGCGCTCAAACGCGAGGATGAGATCACCTCGCGCGGCGATCCCTGCGGCGAACCGGAGCTGCGCCGCCAGCTCGCCGCCTACGCCTACCGCGCTCGCGGCGTGAAATGCGGCGCCGGTGAAATCATCACCGCCTCCGGCACCCAGCAGTTACTCTCGCTGCTCTGCCGCGCGCTTGGCGGCGGAGGGCGCGCGGTGCTTGAGAGCCCCGGCTTTGAACAGGGAGAACGGGTGCTGCGCGATTACGGCTGGGAGGTCTCCGTCGTTCCGGAATCGCCTGAGACAGTCTCGCGGCTCTACGATGCCGACATCTTCGTGGAAATAGCTTCAAAGCGCCCGCTGCGCACTCTCGCGCAGAGGACCCGGCGCAGAGGCGCGCTCGCGGAATGGGCGCGCGAGAACGGCCGCCTTATCGTCGAAGACGACTATAACGGCGAGCTGCGCTACCTTGCGCGCCCGATCCCGGCGATGCAGCCGCTCGCGCCGGAAAACGTCGTCTACATCGGCAGCTTCTCGCAGCTGCTGCTGCCCTCGGTGCGCGTCGCCTACATGGCGCTTCCGGCGCGGCTCGCGGAGAGCTGCGCGGCGGCGGCCGGCTTCTACGATCCGACATCTAGTAAAATCGAGCAGCTCGCGCTGGCCGAATACATCCGCGAGGGACATCTCGAACGCCACCTGCGGCGCTGCCGAAAGACATACCTGCGCAAAAGCCGCCTGCTCTCCGAGGCGCTGGGCTCCGCTTTCGGCGCCGCGTTTGAATGGCGGCTGCTCGAAACATCGACGTCATTCACGCTTCCCCTCTGCGGCAAGGCGGAAAAAATGCGGCAGGCGGCGCTCATGGAGGGAGTAAAAGTCGACGCCGGGAGAGACAATATCCTGCTCTCCTTCGCCGGCATCCCCGAGGAAGACATCAACGGCGCGGCGGCGGCCCTAAAACGCGCGTGGGAGCGCGTCATCAGGGGGGACGATAAAATGTAAATCGGCGTAAATCGGCGTTTAGAAGTGCGAGTTGCTAAATAAAATGGGGGCTCCGATACCGGAGCCGTATTTGTATACGGCGAGGATTCGGAGCCCCCGTTTTATGACGCAAATCGCGCTTATAAACGCCGATTTACCGATTTACCGATTTGCCTCGCCTTACAGGGTGATGTATAATCTTGATGCAAAGTAGAATAATTTTATTTTGGAGGCAGATAAATGGATTGGTTCGTTTCACAGCCGGCGCCGCTACAGGCTTTAATGGCGGGGATTTTCACCTGGGGCGTGACGGCGCTTGGGGCGGCGGGCGTATTCTTCGCCAAACGCCCGAGTCAAAAACTGCTCGACGTCATGCTTGGTTTTGCCGGCGGCGTGATGATCGCGGCGAGCTACTGGTCGCTGCTCGCACCAGCGATAGAAATATCGGAAGAGCTCGGCTACCCCGGATGGCTGCCGCCGGTGATCGGATTCCTCGCGGGCGGCGGAGCGCTGCGCCTGCTCGACATGGTCATGCCGCACCTCCACCCCGCGATGGCGGAGACGCATCCGGACGGGCCGCCCTCCACTCTGCGCCGCACGACGCTGCTCGTACTGGCGATAACGCTGCACAACATTCCCGAGGGGCTCGCCGTCGGCGTCGCCTTCGGAGCGATAGGGATGCTGCCCCAGGCGACGGTCGCCGGGGCGATCGCGCTCGCGCTCGGCATGGGACTGCAAAACTTCCCCGAGGGGCTGGCCGTCTCGATGCCGCTGCGCCGCGAGGGACTTACCCGCTCCAAAGCCTTCTTCTACGGCCAGCTCTCGGCGATCGTCGAACCGATATTCGCCTTCATCGGCGCGCTGCTCGTCTATATAGCGCGCCCGCTGCTGCCCTACGCGCTCGCCTTCGCCGCCGGCGCGATGATCTTCGTAGTCGTCGAAGAGACGGTCCCCGAGTCCCAGGCATCCGGCAACGGCGACATCGCGACGACGGGATTCCTCATCGGCTTCGCGGTGATGATGGTGCTCGACGTAGCGCTGGGTTAAATCCAAACAGTGATATCGACAGATACTCCGAGTATGCTAAAAAAAATCATACATAAGTGAAAGAAACGATACCCTGAATAACTCATCGATGGTAAATTTAGCCGTAAATACAGTGTTTTTAGCTTAAAACCAGATTTTAAGCAAAAATGGGACAAATAACATTAAAACGAGATAAATAACGCAAATTCCTTCATTTATCGTTTAATTGACCATATATTAAAACCATGCTAGAATGAACGAAAGATTTAAGCTAATAATGTTTGATTATGAACACACAAAAAAGTAAAAGGCAAGCCCGTTGAAAAACGGAGCACGCAAAACTATAGGGTCTTACCCCGTCAGGGATGACAGCCAGTTACCTTCAAAGGTCCCATCAGGACGTCGCCGGCTGTATATACCGGCGGCGTTTTCTTTATCAAAAAGAGGGGGGCGAAGTGATGCGAACAGGTTTTGCGGTAAATATTACAAATAACATTACCCCCCCCATGTTGTCTGTATGTATCTGCACATCTAAACACATCCGTTAGTCATTTCATCAAACAGCGGCACGCCAGCCGTCTATATATACCGTCATGCAGCCCAAAAACCTGGGACGGCTGCGACGTGGCCTTCAATCTGCGATGTTGAAAAAACGACGGCATCCTAGCGGCCACGGCGCACCGTCCGTCATGCGGACAGATACTACACGGACGCCGGCCGACAAGATTTGCGTGGTTTCTGCGTAATGTTATTTTGGATATGATTGAAGGAGAAAGGTGTGGTTAAATTGTTGAAATTATACAAAAAAAGGACTCTTGCGTCGTTTCTTATCACAATCTTTATAATGGTCGGCACGGCGTGGGCGGGCGGCATCGCTTACAATTCGGGCGACAGTAAGGCATTAAAGGAAGATGTCGCAACCAACGACATACTCTCGCCGTACGCTAACGGGAGCAATAAACTTACCCTTACAGGGAAAGAGGGAACATCCGAGAGCGATCGTTCAGACAAAAACTTTGTCATATACGGGGCGAGCGGCGACGTCGCCGGAGACTCCTCGCTTGTCCTGGACTGGCAGGCGGAGCTGTATACCCAGGGCAAGGTGCAGTTTTTCGCCGGAGGCGACGGCTCGAATGTGACGGGCAACTCCAGCCTCACGGTCAACGCGGCGGACGATTCGATCATGTATGCGTATGGAGGCGCTCCAGGCGCCCAGCAATCAATAATCCTGGCAGGAAGCCCGAACGGCGGCACCGTCACGGGGAATACGAAACTGACGATCAACGGAGCCCTCGGAAATGCTTGTTATTTGAAGGCGAGCGGAGCGGCGATGATAGATAAAGCCGGCGCCCTTACCGTCAACGGCGACAGCACTGTGGAGATCAGCGCCTCCTGTGAGGTTGGAGACGGGATCGGCGCGAACGGCGGCCTGCATATCGTCGCCAACGGATTAAAAGCCGATGAAACGGCACGCGGCATCTTAAAGGGCAAGGCGACACTGATAATAGACAACCCGAACGCGAGAGTCGAGCAGATATGGGGCGGCAATAATTCCGTGGCAAACAGCGGCCACACGTATGCGGCGACGGAAAGCGTTGCGGTCTATCTGAGGCAGGGCAAAGTCGGCGCCGTAACGGCCGGCCCGTCAAGTTGGGGGAAAACCGCCGAGGCCGTTGTCTCAAAAGACGTCTATGTAGAGGTGACGAGCGCGGATTTCAGCTCCTTCAGCCACTATCTTGGCGGCGGCGGAGTCAGTTGGGGTGAAGGCAGCCGCGCCATCGTCAAGGGGAACACGTCGGTCGCGGTAAAGGGCGGCGGCGGCATCGACTTACTGGTCGGCGGCGGCCTGGGCCGCGCCGGCGGCAACGCCGACGTCGAGGGCAATACGAACATCGCGATCATCGGAGACGCCGGGCTCAAGGCTCTGACAAAAGACGCCTGGATAATCGCCGGCGGAAAGCGGACCGGCTCTGGCAGCGCCGCGGTCGGTGGGAATGCCACGATAACTTTCGCGGATATTGAGAAGGGCGTGTTTGCCGGGAACATAACGGGTCAGGGAATTCTGCGCGATGATAACGATAAGCCCTATGACAAGAACGACAATGACGCCTTTTACACCACCTCCGTCCTCGGCGATTCCGTCCTTGTCTTCGACAACGTGAAAGCCGACTTCTCCGACGCTAAAATAAAGGAGATGGACAGAGTCGAGATCGCCAACGGCACGGAGCTGACGCTTTCGAGCCTCGGCGGGGCGAAGGAACTTAAACTCACAGGCGCATGGTCAAGCACGGGCAAGCTCACGCCCATGAAGTTCAGCAACGCCGCGCCTTCCGATGTGACAATTGATACCTCCGAAGCGACGGGCATCCTCTACGCTGCATTCAACGCAGAGAGAACCGAGCTTTGCGTTGTAACAAGACCCGTCACAGCCTCCCCTGACAACCTGACGCTCACGTATAAGCTCGACACTTCGGCGAAACTCACCGCGCAGAGCGACATCGATGAAGAATTCACATGGAAGTCGAGCAATTTGGGCTATGTTTCAGTGGACCAGGACGGAAAGGTCACCCCAATTAACGTCGGGCGCGCAACGATCACAGCAACAGGCAAAACAAGCAACCTCGTCGGTTCCTGTTACGTCACCGTAAGGGACGCCGACGACGTTACTGTATCCCCTTCTTCCGCGGCGATAAAAGTAGGCGAAACAAAACAACTGGAAGCGGCCCATGACGGCAAAGACAAGATAACCGGCTGGACCTCTGGCAATACTGCTGTCGCTACGGTCAGCGGCAGCGGCGACAGCGCCACAGTAACGGCGCTCAAGCCCGGCGACGCAGTCATCACTGCGACAGGGGCAAGCGGCAAAACGGGGACCAGCACAATAACCGTCAATAAGTCTAATGTCACGATAAACGGCGACCTGCGCGACGGCAACCTCGTCCTCACGCTCAGGACAGACTCTGAGTCCAAGCCCATCACCGCCTCCAGCGACATCACCGAGACCTTTACATGGACGACAAGCGACGCATCCATCGCTAAGGTCGGCGAAACCTCCGGCATAGTCACCGGCGTCAGCGCGGGCAGCGCCGACGTCACGGCCACGGGCGTGAAGGGCGAAGGCGTAAAGACGATAAAAGTGATCGTCGCCGAGCCCGGCGATGTGGTGGTTACACCCGCCAGCTTCGACGTCAAAGTGGATGAAGAAAAGAGCCTCACCGTTACCTGCGACCCAGAAGACAAGATAACGAAATGGGCCTCTGACAAACCGGAGATTGCCACGGTAACAACAAACGGCAAAGTCAGAGGGGTCAAGCCCGGGACAGCCACGATCACCGCAACGGCGCAGAGCGGCAAATCCACCGCCAGCAGCGTGACGGTGAACAAATCCGTCGTCACGCTCGACAAGACGGAAATAACCCTCAAACCGGCAGCAACGGCGACCGTCAAAGCGGCGAGCGACATCAGCGAAAGCGTCAGCTTCGTCTCCGACAATGAAAAGGTGGCTAAGGTGAATGCGGCCACCGGTGAAATCACGGCGCTGGCGGCCGGCAAGACCAACATCACTGCCACGGGCGCGCGCGGAGAGGGAACCGCCTCCTGCACCGTCACGGTGGAGACACCGAAGGCCGTAACGGTCCTCCCGCCCACACTCAGCATCGAAATCGGCAAGACCGGCACTGTAATCACCAGCTATGACACGTATGAAACTGTAACGTGGAGCACAAGCGACGGGACGGTAGCCACGGTCAAAGACGGGACGGTAACGGCGGTCAAAGCCGGCATAGCTGTGATCACGGCGACTGGCAAATTGAGCGGCAACAACGCGGGCTGCACCGTCACGGTAACCGACCCGGAGACCCCTGCCCCCACGCCCACACCGACGCCGGTGACCCCAAGCACAATTGACGAAAAGAACAACCCGATAAACGACGACGAAGGCGTTCCCAATGAAGTGAAGCCCGCCACCCCTGCCGCGACCGAAGCCACGACGGAGAACAAGGCCAACCTGGCAGAGAAGTCAGGCATCGCGTCCACTAACCTTGTGTCCACCTCCGACGGTCTTATCGCCATCAGCCCCGTCCTGGCGAAGCAGGCAGTAGAAGAAGTGAAGTCCAACGATAATACAGTACAGCCGCAAACCATAGCCGCACTTCCGATAGTAACGGCTGCGGTTGAGAAAGAAAAGACGGCGGCGCTCGCCTTCAAGATGACAGGCAAAGAGCTCGGCGCGCAGGAAAACAGCGTCGTCAGTGACATAACTCTCGTCAAGGTAT
The window above is part of the Cloacibacillus evryensis DSM 19522 genome. Proteins encoded here:
- the pdxS gene encoding pyridoxal 5'-phosphate synthase lyase subunit PdxS; this encodes MDNMEQIKLNRDLAKMLKGGVIMDVTTPEQAKVAEAAGACAVMALERIPADIRAAGGVSRMSDPKMIKGIQQAVSIPVMAKCRIGHIAEARILEAIEIDYIDESEVLSPADDTYHIDKTQFRVPFVCGARNLSEALRRIEEGATMIRTKGEPGTGDVVQAVRHMRAMQAEIARVVSMRADELFEAAKELQVPCALLREVHDTGRLPVVNFAAGGVATPADAALMMLLGAEGVFVGSGIFKSGDPEKRAAAIVKAVTNYDDPGILAAISEDLGGAMVGINESEIAVLMAERGK
- a CDS encoding PLP-dependent aminotransferase family protein, with the protein product MIFDFIRIENGSDTALWRQIYEQFAAAVDGGRIAPLTRLPSIRELAAGLSVSRSPVENAYERLHLDGYIVSRPKSGCFTAPRRSGGGARRGVKAASITEARYDLSSGRIDAKNTDISAWRRCLRSALKREDEITSRGDPCGEPELRRQLAAYAYRARGVKCGAGEIITASGTQQLLSLLCRALGGGGRAVLESPGFEQGERVLRDYGWEVSVVPESPETVSRLYDADIFVEIASKRPLRTLAQRTRRRGALAEWARENGRLIVEDDYNGELRYLARPIPAMQPLAPENVVYIGSFSQLLLPSVRVAYMALPARLAESCAAAAGFYDPTSSKIEQLALAEYIREGHLERHLRRCRKTYLRKSRLLSEALGSAFGAAFEWRLLETSTSFTLPLCGKAEKMRQAALMEGVKVDAGRDNILLSFAGIPEEDINGAAAALKRAWERVIRGDDKM
- a CDS encoding ZIP family metal transporter; the protein is MDWFVSQPAPLQALMAGIFTWGVTALGAAGVFFAKRPSQKLLDVMLGFAGGVMIAASYWSLLAPAIEISEELGYPGWLPPVIGFLAGGGALRLLDMVMPHLHPAMAETHPDGPPSTLRRTTLLVLAITLHNIPEGLAVGVAFGAIGMLPQATVAGAIALALGMGLQNFPEGLAVSMPLRREGLTRSKAFFYGQLSAIVEPIFAFIGALLVYIARPLLPYALAFAAGAMIFVVVEETVPESQASGNGDIATTGFLIGFAVMMVLDVALG
- a CDS encoding Ig-like domain-containing protein, giving the protein MKLYKKRTLASFLITIFIMVGTAWAGGIAYNSGDSKALKEDVATNDILSPYANGSNKLTLTGKEGTSESDRSDKNFVIYGASGDVAGDSSLVLDWQAELYTQGKVQFFAGGDGSNVTGNSSLTVNAADDSIMYAYGGAPGAQQSIILAGSPNGGTVTGNTKLTINGALGNACYLKASGAAMIDKAGALTVNGDSTVEISASCEVGDGIGANGGLHIVANGLKADETARGILKGKATLIIDNPNARVEQIWGGNNSVANSGHTYAATESVAVYLRQGKVGAVTAGPSSWGKTAEAVVSKDVYVEVTSADFSSFSHYLGGGGVSWGEGSRAIVKGNTSVAVKGGGGIDLLVGGGLGRAGGNADVEGNTNIAIIGDAGLKALTKDAWIIAGGKRTGSGSAAVGGNATITFADIEKGVFAGNITGQGILRDDNDKPYDKNDNDAFYTTSVLGDSVLVFDNVKADFSDAKIKEMDRVEIANGTELTLSSLGGAKELKLTGAWSSTGKLTPMKFSNAAPSDVTIDTSEATGILYAAFNAERTELCVVTRPVTASPDNLTLTYKLDTSAKLTAQSDIDEEFTWKSSNLGYVSVDQDGKVTPINVGRATITATGKTSNLVGSCYVTVRDADDVTVSPSSAAIKVGETKQLEAAHDGKDKITGWTSGNTAVATVSGSGDSATVTALKPGDAVITATGASGKTGTSTITVNKSNVTINGDLRDGNLVLTLRTDSESKPITASSDITETFTWTTSDASIAKVGETSGIVTGVSAGSADVTATGVKGEGVKTIKVIVAEPGDVVVTPASFDVKVDEEKSLTVTCDPEDKITKWASDKPEIATVTTNGKVRGVKPGTATITATAQSGKSTASSVTVNKSVVTLDKTEITLKPAATATVKAASDISESVSFVSDNEKVAKVNAATGEITALAAGKTNITATGARGEGTASCTVTVETPKAVTVLPPTLSIEIGKTGTVITSYDTYETVTWSTSDGTVATVKDGTVTAVKAGIAVITATGKLSGNNAGCTVTVTDPETPAPTPTPTPVTPSTIDEKNNPINDDEGVPNEVKPATPAATEATTENKANLAEKSGIASTNLVSTSDGLIAISPVLAKQAVEEVKSNDNTVQPQTIAALPIVTAAVEKEKTAALAFKMTGKELGAQENSVVSDITLVKVFANGTGGVFQYAATPDAYADEHFTLKDADGNNLVLTDNVIPANEYTLIVFIKDGGKFDLDKAEGSVIDPIAIATNAATEPKSGSSSSGCNGGFGALALLGLALVPMFYGKKR